A single region of the Candidatus Bathyarchaeota archaeon genome encodes:
- a CDS encoding 6-pyruvoyl-tetrahydropterin synthase-related protein, whose amino-acid sequence MYNSYLEHGCIPSWNPDWYCGTPFLLFYPPLSYWIVFLLSLLGLGPILSYKIIDAFFYFIMPFIIYFLALEFNFKKRESAFAALIFALSPVVIGNYLFYDRYPNTMALCLAGLLIIFIHKTLINRHNIKWIIISALLLAGIILTHHLSAAYVALVILIMVVAFSRSGKVLLKNLGLLSIIIILSILVSSFWSIPFLLNAPEQIGNNPFYNRTIDYPYLRLSYFLDNLLTRELGIAHFAIALASIWLFYNKSRFKNPILGNKLTFMIPLLAGMGIFELGEILNSNILIYSAQILVIFAFLFLLYLFIIDFRKGTIKSEDFFFLLWFAIFLWLSLGYFAFPLARVPVLSTIWRSLDVHRFWLYLAVPMAILGGKLLNFLISKRKRIVPITTTAILLIMVTGSFIKAGYCLTQEINDQLPYNVSNNFIPPELIDYFRSEEEYGRI is encoded by the coding sequence CTCAGTTATTGGATTGTTTTTTTACTATCTTTGCTAGGTTTAGGGCCGATTTTATCGTACAAAATAATCGATGCGTTTTTCTATTTTATAATGCCGTTCATAATCTATTTCTTAGCTTTAGAATTCAATTTCAAAAAGAGAGAAAGTGCCTTTGCAGCATTAATATTCGCATTATCGCCTGTTGTTATAGGAAATTATCTATTCTATGATAGATACCCCAATACTATGGCTCTATGCTTAGCAGGTCTATTGATTATATTTATACATAAAACACTGATAAATCGGCATAATATCAAATGGATTATTATCTCAGCTCTACTTTTAGCAGGCATAATTCTAACCCATCATTTATCCGCTGCATATGTCGCGCTTGTAATTCTGATAATGGTGGTAGCCTTCTCTAGGAGCGGAAAAGTTCTATTGAAAAATTTGGGTTTGCTTTCCATAATCATTATTTTATCTATTTTAGTATCAAGCTTTTGGTCAATCCCCTTTTTACTAAATGCCCCAGAGCAGATCGGTAACAATCCATTCTATAATAGAACGATCGATTATCCTTATTTGAGACTGAGCTATTTCTTAGATAACCTCCTTACAAGAGAATTGGGTATAGCACATTTTGCAATAGCGCTAGCATCAATATGGTTGTTTTATAATAAATCTCGATTTAAGAATCCGATTCTTGGAAACAAATTAACTTTCATGATTCCCTTATTGGCTGGAATGGGCATATTTGAACTCGGAGAGATTCTGAATTCAAATATTTTAATTTACTCAGCTCAGATTCTAGTCATATTTGCTTTCCTATTCTTGCTTTACTTGTTTATAATTGATTTTAGGAAAGGAACTATAAAAAGCGAAGATTTCTTCTTCCTTCTATGGTTTGCAATCTTTCTTTGGTTAAGCCTTGGTTATTTTGCTTTTCCATTAGCAAGAGTTCCAGTCCTATCGACTATTTGGAGGAGCTTGGATGTACACAGATTCTGGTTATATCTTGCAGTTCCTATGGCTATACTAGGCGGGAAGCTACTTAACTTCCTTATTTCTAAAAGGAAACGTATCGTTCCTATTACTACTACAGCAATTCTATTGATAATGGTAACAGGATCGTTTATCAAAGCCGGTTATTGCTTGACCCAGGAGATAAATGACCAATTACCGTATAACGTTTCTAACAACTTCATACCTCCAGAATTAATTGATTATTTCAGATCGGAGGAAGAGTATGGAAGGATAT